A window of Streptomyces sp. SAI-127 contains these coding sequences:
- a CDS encoding GNAT family N-acetyltransferase, protein MPFLTGPVLAPGILSSTAQPTLSTGDGLLLRPWRAEDAPAVHAAFQDPVMQQWHARAADSVDEVGGWIEEWREAWAQERTAQWAVVEADTELLLGRVALREINLVDGQAEMAYWTTVVARGRGVAARATVVLSRWALDDIGFHRLELLHAVRNEASCRVATKTGFVLEGTKRSAVLHPDGWHDMHLHARVRGD, encoded by the coding sequence ATGCCGTTCCTCACCGGCCCGGTCCTCGCACCAGGCATCCTCTCCAGCACCGCCCAGCCCACCCTCTCCACCGGCGACGGCCTGCTCCTGCGTCCCTGGCGGGCCGAGGACGCGCCCGCGGTCCACGCCGCGTTCCAGGACCCGGTGATGCAACAGTGGCACGCCCGTGCCGCCGACTCCGTGGACGAGGTCGGCGGCTGGATCGAGGAGTGGCGGGAGGCCTGGGCCCAGGAGAGGACCGCTCAGTGGGCCGTGGTGGAGGCGGACACCGAGCTGCTGCTCGGCCGGGTGGCGCTGCGCGAGATCAATCTCGTCGACGGGCAGGCCGAGATGGCGTACTGGACGACCGTGGTGGCGCGTGGGCGGGGTGTAGCGGCGCGTGCCACGGTCGTCCTGTCGCGCTGGGCCCTCGACGACATCGGGTTCCACCGTCTCGAGCTCCTGCACGCCGTCCGTAATGAGGCCTCGTGTCGTGTCGCGACCAAGACGGGCTTCGTTCTGGAAGGGACCAAGCGAAGTGCCGTTCTGCATCCGGACGGTTGGCACGACATGCATCTGCATGCGCGTGTCCGGGGCGACTGA
- a CDS encoding amino acid permease: MTTASPSDVRPDPPHSSSPDDRSLTEFGYHQELHRSLGRYASFAAGFSFISVLTTVFQFFAFGYAFGGPVFFWAWPVVLVGQFLVAACFAELAARYPLSGAIYQWSSRLATPAFGWFAGWIMVIGQIVVVAAAALALQMVLPAIWSGFQLVGTDPAPTSADGAANAALLGVILLVLTTVVNILDNRVLSLVNRVGVTAEIIGAVLIIVLLLTHSERTPSITFHTTGAAQSGLLGALLVGSFAAAYVMIGFDSAGEMSEETHAPRRTAPRTILTALGAAGVLGGLLVLGGLLAAPSLTDGHLSVDGLSYVLTSSLGDGVGKALLADVVVAIAVATLAIQTAACRMLFSMARDGQLPFAGRLARVNPRTGMPTAPALVVGILAAALLLLNFASPEAFLAIGTTCIVMLYLAYAMVTGPLLIRRVRGEFTSEGTDETGARLFSLGRWGVPVNALALLYGLLMTVNLAWPRAEVYDPAGGHWYFQWFTVLFLAATLAVGVAWRAVRGRTPTG; this comes from the coding sequence GTGACGACAGCCAGCCCCTCCGACGTCCGTCCCGATCCCCCGCACTCCTCCTCCCCCGACGACCGCTCCCTCACCGAGTTCGGCTACCACCAGGAACTGCACCGGAGCCTGGGCCGGTACGCGTCCTTCGCGGCGGGGTTCTCCTTCATCTCGGTCCTGACGACCGTCTTCCAGTTCTTCGCCTTCGGGTACGCGTTCGGCGGCCCCGTCTTCTTCTGGGCCTGGCCGGTGGTACTGGTCGGGCAGTTCCTGGTGGCGGCCTGCTTCGCGGAACTGGCGGCGCGCTACCCGCTGTCCGGCGCGATCTACCAGTGGTCGTCCCGCCTCGCCACCCCGGCCTTCGGCTGGTTCGCCGGCTGGATCATGGTGATCGGGCAGATCGTCGTGGTCGCGGCGGCGGCACTCGCCCTGCAGATGGTGCTCCCGGCGATCTGGTCCGGCTTCCAGCTGGTCGGCACCGACCCGGCGCCGACCTCGGCGGACGGGGCGGCCAACGCGGCACTCCTCGGCGTGATCCTGCTGGTCCTGACGACCGTCGTGAACATCCTCGACAACCGCGTGCTGTCCCTGGTCAACCGGGTCGGCGTCACCGCCGAGATCATCGGCGCGGTCCTGATCATCGTGCTCCTGCTGACCCACTCCGAGCGCACGCCGAGCATCACCTTCCACACCACGGGCGCCGCGCAGAGCGGCCTGCTCGGGGCCCTGCTGGTGGGCTCGTTCGCGGCGGCGTACGTGATGATCGGCTTCGACAGCGCGGGCGAGATGAGCGAGGAGACACACGCCCCGCGCCGCACCGCGCCCCGCACGATCCTCACGGCCCTCGGCGCGGCCGGCGTGCTCGGCGGCCTGCTCGTCCTGGGCGGCCTGCTAGCCGCCCCCAGCCTCACCGACGGGCACCTGTCGGTCGACGGCCTCAGCTACGTCCTCACCAGCAGCCTGGGCGACGGTGTCGGCAAGGCCCTGCTGGCCGACGTGGTGGTCGCGATCGCGGTGGCCACCCTCGCCATCCAGACAGCGGCCTGCCGCATGCTCTTCTCCATGGCCCGCGACGGCCAACTGCCCTTCGCGGGCCGCCTCGCGCGGGTGAACCCCCGCACGGGCATGCCCACCGCCCCCGCTCTGGTCGTCGGCATCCTGGCCGCCGCACTGCTGCTCCTCAACTTCGCTTCCCCGGAGGCGTTCCTGGCGATCGGCACGACCTGCATCGTGATGCTCTACCTGGCGTACGCGATGGTCACGGGCCCGCTGCTGATCCGGCGCGTGCGAGGGGAGTTCACGTCGGAGGGCACGGACGAGACGGGCGCCCGCCTGTTCTCCCTGGGCCGCTGGGGCGTCCCGGTCAACGCCCTGGCCCTCCTCTACGGCCTCCTGATGACCGTCAACCTGGCCTGGCCCCGGGCAGAGGTGTACGACCCGGCGGGCGGGCACTGGTACTTCCAGTGGTTCACGGTGCTGTTCCTGGCCGCGACGCTGGCAGTGGGCGTGGCGTGGCGGGCGGTTCGCGGGCGTACGCCGACGGGGTAG
- a CDS encoding PadR family transcriptional regulator, whose amino-acid sequence MGRRKLRNPLALAVLATLWQKPMHPYEIAQTLRRQGKDASTKINYGSLYTVVQSLEKYEYVEVTDVERQGNRPERTVYGITAAGRQEMTEWMSDLVAFPAKEYPIFETALSLLGVLHPDEVVPLLEQRLDALEVQIASSRGALEKLYETLPRLFLVENEYQLHMVEAEAAWVRGFLDELRKGTLPGIEEWKAFHAP is encoded by the coding sequence ATGGGGCGTCGCAAGCTCCGCAACCCCCTGGCGCTCGCCGTGCTGGCGACGCTGTGGCAGAAGCCGATGCATCCTTACGAGATCGCCCAGACCCTGCGCCGGCAGGGCAAGGACGCCAGCACGAAGATCAACTACGGCTCGCTCTACACCGTCGTCCAGAGCCTCGAGAAATATGAGTACGTCGAGGTCACGGACGTGGAGCGGCAGGGCAACCGGCCCGAGCGGACCGTCTACGGCATCACCGCGGCCGGACGCCAGGAGATGACCGAGTGGATGTCGGACCTGGTCGCCTTCCCGGCCAAGGAGTACCCGATCTTCGAGACCGCGCTCTCGCTGCTCGGTGTGCTGCACCCCGACGAGGTGGTGCCGCTGCTGGAGCAACGGCTCGACGCCCTGGAGGTGCAGATCGCGAGCAGCCGGGGCGCTCTGGAGAAGCTGTACGAGACGCTGCCCCGGCTCTTCCTCGTGGAGAACGAGTACCAGCTCCACATGGTCGAGGCGGAGGCGGCGTGGGTCCGCGGCTTCCTCGACGAACTCAGAAAGGGCACGCTGCCCGGCATCGAGGAGTGGAAGGCGTTCCACGCACCATGA
- a CDS encoding ATP-binding cassette domain-containing protein, with protein sequence MNTRAPAIEARQLIKTYGGEVTALDGIDVVVERGSVFGLLGPNGAGKSTTVKILTTLARPDSGSATVAGHDVLRHPDRVRRAIGVVAQGSGADPVATGHENLRLQGRLYGLRGAALERRVEELLDRFTLTDAARRPVKGYSGGMRRRLDVALGLVHRPEVLFLDEPTTGLDPEARSAMWDEIGRLAGEEGLTILLTTHYLEEADRLAERVAVVDRGRIVVEGTPDALKGELRGDAVHLELGEPLGDAGRTLLTGALRGVPGVHEVLADGHRVSVRADDGAAAVPALLAALERAGVRVATATVARPSLDDVYLRYAGRRYSETEDLVGAR encoded by the coding sequence ATGAACACCCGTGCGCCCGCGATCGAGGCGCGTCAACTGATCAAGACCTACGGCGGTGAGGTCACCGCCCTCGACGGCATCGACGTGGTCGTCGAGCGGGGCAGCGTCTTCGGCCTGCTCGGCCCGAACGGCGCCGGCAAGTCCACCACCGTCAAGATCCTCACCACCCTGGCCCGCCCCGACTCCGGCTCGGCCACCGTCGCGGGCCACGACGTGCTGCGCCACCCGGACCGGGTCCGCCGGGCCATCGGCGTGGTCGCCCAGGGCTCCGGCGCCGACCCGGTCGCCACCGGCCACGAGAACCTCCGACTCCAGGGCAGGCTCTACGGCTTGAGGGGCGCCGCGCTCGAACGCCGGGTGGAGGAGCTCCTCGACCGCTTCACCCTCACCGACGCCGCCCGGCGCCCGGTCAAGGGCTACTCCGGTGGCATGCGACGCCGACTCGACGTCGCCCTCGGCCTGGTGCACCGCCCCGAGGTGCTCTTCCTCGACGAGCCGACCACCGGACTCGACCCCGAGGCGCGCAGCGCGATGTGGGACGAGATCGGCCGGCTCGCCGGTGAGGAGGGGCTGACGATCCTGCTCACCACGCACTACCTCGAAGAGGCGGACCGGCTCGCCGAGCGCGTCGCCGTCGTCGACCGGGGCCGGATCGTCGTCGAGGGCACTCCGGACGCGCTGAAGGGCGAACTGCGCGGTGACGCGGTGCACTTGGAGCTGGGCGAGCCGCTCGGCGACGCGGGCCGCACACTGCTGACCGGCGCCCTGCGCGGGGTGCCGGGTGTGCACGAGGTGCTGGCCGACGGGCACCGCGTCAGCGTCCGCGCCGACGACGGGGCCGCCGCCGTACCCGCCCTGCTCGCCGCCCTCGAGCGGGCCGGGGTCAGGGTCGCCACCGCGACCGTCGCCCGTCCCTCGCTCGACGACGTCTACCTGCGCTACGCGGGCCGCCGTTACTCGGAGACCGAAGACCTGGTGGGTGCCCGATGA
- a CDS encoding ABC transporter permease has protein sequence MSMAVSQTWYMTQRQLMVFVRQPAYAIITLVQPVIWLFLFGSLFRKVVELGGFGTTSYLDYLVPGVVVMSALGSNMWAGMTTLDEIQRGTLNRFLTTPISRAALMNGNVVNNGLVTAFQSVVIVLLGLLGGADYPGGIAGIAVLVLASVLLGTVFGALSNALGMLVRERESIIGINTFLLLPLTFLSSAFMAPSQMPAWMRHIADFNPLNWAMVAGRSALSADPDWGVVLSRGGALIGLAVVAVWLSIRTFRSYQRSV, from the coding sequence ATGAGCATGGCCGTCTCCCAGACCTGGTACATGACGCAGCGTCAACTCATGGTGTTCGTACGGCAGCCCGCCTACGCGATCATCACCCTGGTCCAGCCGGTGATCTGGCTGTTCCTGTTCGGCAGCCTCTTCAGGAAGGTCGTCGAGCTCGGCGGTTTCGGCACCACGTCCTACCTGGACTACCTGGTCCCCGGTGTGGTGGTGATGAGCGCGCTCGGCTCCAACATGTGGGCGGGGATGACCACCCTGGACGAGATCCAGCGCGGCACCCTCAACCGCTTCCTGACCACTCCGATCAGCCGGGCCGCGCTGATGAACGGCAACGTCGTCAACAACGGCCTCGTCACCGCCTTCCAGTCGGTGGTCATCGTGCTGCTCGGACTGCTGGGCGGGGCCGACTACCCGGGCGGGATCGCCGGGATCGCCGTCCTGGTCCTCGCCTCGGTCCTGCTGGGCACCGTCTTCGGGGCGCTGTCCAACGCGCTCGGCATGCTGGTGCGGGAACGGGAGTCGATCATCGGGATCAACACCTTCCTGCTGCTCCCGCTCACCTTCCTGTCCAGCGCCTTCATGGCGCCCTCGCAGATGCCCGCCTGGATGCGGCACATCGCCGACTTCAACCCGTTGAACTGGGCGATGGTGGCGGGCCGTTCGGCCCTGTCCGCGGACCCCGACTGGGGCGTCGTGCTGAGCCGCGGGGGAGCGCTGATCGGGCTGGCGGTCGTGGCGGTGTGGCTGTCGATCCGGACCTTCCGGTCGTACCAGCGGTCGGTGTGA
- a CDS encoding siderophore-interacting protein: MAEGPGRKPRKPHSAQVVRTERLTPHMQRVVLGGDGLAEFAADTCTDHYVKILFPAEGATYPEPFDMQRIREEFPREQWPVTRTYTVRHWDAEHRELTLDFVIHGDEGLAGPWAVRVQPGETVRFMGPGGAYAPAADADWHLLVGDESALPAIARSLESLPDGSRTHAFIEVSGPEEEQKIDSDVEVVWLHRGSRPVGESLVEAVRALEFPEGRLCAFVHGEAHFVKQLRHLLRVERGVPREDLSISGYWRLGHNEDGWQASKRDWNARIEAEQEGAAPAA, encoded by the coding sequence ATGGCAGAAGGACCGGGACGCAAGCCGCGGAAACCTCACTCCGCACAGGTCGTCCGCACCGAACGCCTCACCCCGCACATGCAGCGCGTGGTGCTCGGCGGCGACGGACTCGCCGAGTTCGCGGCGGACACCTGCACCGACCACTACGTCAAGATCCTGTTCCCGGCCGAGGGCGCGACCTACCCCGAACCCTTCGACATGCAGCGGATCCGCGAGGAGTTCCCGCGCGAGCAGTGGCCCGTGACCCGCACCTACACCGTGCGCCACTGGGACGCCGAACACCGCGAGCTCACCCTGGACTTCGTGATCCACGGCGACGAGGGCCTCGCCGGCCCCTGGGCGGTGCGCGTCCAGCCCGGCGAGACCGTGCGCTTCATGGGCCCGGGCGGCGCCTACGCTCCCGCCGCGGACGCCGACTGGCATCTCCTCGTCGGTGACGAGAGCGCGCTGCCCGCGATCGCCCGTTCCCTGGAGTCGCTGCCCGACGGCTCTCGGACGCACGCCTTCATCGAGGTCTCCGGGCCCGAGGAGGAGCAGAAGATCGACTCCGACGTGGAGGTCGTGTGGCTGCACCGCGGCTCCCGCCCGGTCGGGGAGTCGCTGGTCGAGGCCGTGCGCGCGCTGGAGTTCCCGGAGGGCCGGCTGTGCGCGTTCGTGCACGGCGAGGCGCACTTCGTGAAGCAGCTGCGCCATCTGCTGCGCGTCGAGCGCGGCGTCCCGCGCGAGGACCTGTCGATCTCCGGCTACTGGCGCTTGGGCCACAACGAGGACGGCTGGCAGGCCTCCAAGCGGGACTGGAACGCGCGCATCGAGGCGGAGCAGGAGGGGGCGGCGCCGGCCGCTTAG
- a CDS encoding 5'-3' exonuclease encodes MRSVTGRLMLLDTASLYFRAYFGVPESVKAPDGTPVNAVRGLLEFIDRLVKDHRPDLLVACMDADWRPQWRVDLIPSYKAHRVAEEHESGPDEEEVPDTLSPQVPVIEAVLDALGIARVGVAGYEADDVIGTFTARATGPVDIVTGDRDLYQLVDDERGVRVLYPLKGVGTLQLTDEAWLREKYGVDGRGYADLATLRGDPSDGLPGVPGIGEKTAAKLLAEFGDLAGIMAAVDDPKAKLTPSQRKRLDESRPYVAVAPKVVLVAGDVPLPQVETAVPRTPRDPAALEKLADRWGLGGSLQRLLATLSA; translated from the coding sequence ATGCGAAGCGTGACCGGACGACTGATGCTCCTCGACACCGCCTCTCTCTACTTCCGTGCCTACTTCGGCGTGCCGGAGTCGGTGAAGGCACCGGACGGCACACCGGTGAACGCCGTGCGCGGCCTCCTCGAATTCATCGACCGCCTGGTCAAGGACCACCGGCCCGACCTGCTGGTGGCCTGCATGGACGCGGACTGGCGCCCCCAGTGGCGGGTCGACCTCATCCCCTCCTACAAGGCACACCGCGTCGCCGAGGAGCACGAGAGCGGTCCGGACGAGGAGGAGGTGCCGGACACGCTGTCGCCGCAGGTGCCGGTCATCGAGGCCGTCCTGGACGCGCTCGGCATCGCGCGTGTGGGCGTGGCCGGTTATGAGGCGGACGACGTGATCGGCACGTTCACCGCGCGGGCGACGGGCCCGGTCGACATCGTCACCGGCGACCGCGACCTGTACCAGCTGGTGGACGACGAGCGCGGGGTGCGCGTGCTGTATCCCCTCAAGGGCGTCGGCACGCTGCAGCTGACCGACGAGGCCTGGCTGCGCGAGAAGTATGGCGTCGACGGCCGTGGGTACGCGGATCTGGCGACACTGCGCGGCGACCCGAGCGACGGCCTGCCGGGTGTCCCCGGGATCGGCGAGAAGACGGCTGCCAAGCTGCTCGCCGAGTTCGGCGACCTGGCCGGCATCATGGCCGCGGTCGACGACCCGAAGGCGAAGCTCACACCGTCGCAGCGCAAGCGGCTCGACGAGTCACGGCCGTACGTCGCCGTGGCACCGAAGGTGGTGCTGGTGGCAGGTGACGTCCCGCTGCCGCAGGTGGAGACCGCGGTTCCGCGCACACCGCGCGATCCCGCGGCGCTGGAGAAGCTGGCTGACCGGTGGGGGCTGGGTGGATCATTGCAGCGGTTGCTGGCGACGCTCAGCGCATAA
- a CDS encoding betaine/proline/choline family ABC transporter ATP-binding protein (Members of the family are the ATP-binding subunit of ABC transporters for substrates such as betaine, L-proline or other amino acids, choline, carnitine, etc. The substrate specificity is best determined from the substrate-binding subunit, rather than this subunit, as it interacts with the permease subunit and not with substrate directly.), with translation MSSRLEAEQLYKVFGRRAGEAVERLREGADREGLRAEGTTAAVIDASFTVEPGEIFVVMGLSGSGKSTLLRMLNGLLEPTAGHVRFDGQDLTALTDRELRAVRAKKISMVFQHFALFPHRSVLENAAYGLAVQGVAKAERIERATEALELCGLNGWEKSWPDELSGGMQQRVGLARALATDADLLLMDESFSALDPLIRRDMQDQLLQLQQTLKKTIVFITHDLNEAMRLGDRIAVMRDGRIVQIGSAEDILVRPADDYVASFTKDVDRSRVLTASAVMDTDVRGDEADCGCASDCETATPDTPFTELCAMSARSAHPVAVLDEHRKLVGVVPQQRLLGFLGDAEVAHA, from the coding sequence GTGTCATCAAGGCTTGAGGCAGAGCAGTTGTACAAGGTGTTCGGAAGACGTGCGGGCGAGGCCGTCGAGCGGCTGCGTGAGGGCGCCGACCGGGAGGGACTGCGCGCCGAGGGCACCACCGCCGCGGTGATCGACGCCTCCTTCACCGTGGAGCCGGGCGAGATCTTCGTCGTCATGGGTCTGTCCGGCTCCGGCAAGTCCACGCTGCTGCGCATGCTCAACGGCCTCCTGGAGCCGACCGCGGGCCATGTCCGCTTCGACGGCCAGGACCTCACCGCGCTCACCGACCGCGAACTGCGCGCCGTACGCGCGAAGAAGATCAGCATGGTCTTCCAGCACTTCGCGCTCTTCCCGCACCGCAGCGTCCTGGAGAACGCCGCCTACGGCCTCGCCGTCCAGGGCGTCGCCAAGGCCGAGCGCATCGAGCGGGCCACCGAGGCCCTGGAGCTGTGCGGCCTCAACGGCTGGGAGAAGTCCTGGCCCGACGAGCTGTCCGGCGGCATGCAGCAGCGCGTGGGCCTGGCCCGCGCCCTCGCCACCGACGCCGACCTGCTCCTCATGGACGAGTCCTTCAGCGCGCTCGACCCGCTGATCCGCCGGGACATGCAGGACCAGCTCCTGCAGCTCCAGCAGACCCTGAAGAAGACGATCGTCTTCATCACCCACGACCTCAACGAGGCCATGCGCCTGGGCGACCGGATCGCCGTCATGCGCGACGGCCGGATCGTCCAGATCGGCAGCGCGGAGGACATCCTCGTGCGGCCCGCCGACGACTACGTCGCCTCCTTCACCAAGGACGTAGACCGCTCCCGCGTCCTGACCGCGTCCGCCGTCATGGACACGGACGTGCGTGGCGACGAGGCGGACTGCGGCTGCGCGAGCGACTGTGAGACCGCGACGCCCGACACGCCGTTCACCGAGCTCTGCGCGATGAGCGCCCGGTCGGCGCATCCGGTGGCCGTCCTCGACGAGCACCGCAAACTCGTCGGCGTGGTGCCGCAGCAGCGCCTGCTCGGCTTCCTCGGCGACGCGGAGGTGGCCCATGCCTAG